One segment of Penaeus chinensis breed Huanghai No. 1 chromosome 14, ASM1920278v2, whole genome shotgun sequence DNA contains the following:
- the LOC125032421 gene encoding protein-tyrosine sulfotransferase 1-like isoform X1, whose protein sequence is MICILLPNTFSFQMSVPLKWLLLSVQLFWVNRWHVMMLRMGRRYVPHLLVGAALVFLLYRTQQPCHEATYLPHKMEGQRQFRQHTVSDGEGREHHYDRGEPIIFIGGMPRSGTTLARAMLDAHPNIRCGEETRVVPRILQMRQQWKRSPKESMRLEEAGVTDEVLDEAISSFILDIVVNHGQPASRLCNKDPFTLKSATYLGKLFPNAKFLFMVRDGRATVHSIISRKVTITGFDLSSYKQCLQRWNNAVQTMNTQCSELGPDRCLPVYYEQLVLHPEEWMKKILNFLEVPWDDAVLHHEEFVNKPGGVSLSKVERSSDQVVKPVNLDALSKWVGQMPKDVVEDMANIAPMLAVLGYDPNGNPPNYGSADPIVANNTKRIQRESNVWQDRAQEVLSLSKHRRGDNT, encoded by the exons ATGATTTGCATACTTTTGCCCAACACGTTTTCGTTCCAGATGAGCGTCCCTTTGAAATGGCTTCTGCTGTCGGTCCAGTTGTTTTGGGTCAAT AGGTGGCATGTTATGATGCTGAGGATGGGCCGGCGCTACGTCCCCCACCTGCTCGTCGGGGCcgccctcgtcttcctcctgtaCCGCACGCAGCAGCCCTGCCACGAGGCGACCTATCTCCCGCACAagatg GAAGGGCAGCGCCAGTTCAGACAG CACACGGTGTCTGACGGCGAGGGCCGCGAGCACCACTACGACCGCGGCGAGCCCATCATCTTCATCGGCGGAATGCCCCGCTCGGGCACGACGCTCGCCCGCGCCATGCTAGACGCCCACCCCAACATACGCTGCGGCGAGGAGACCCGGGTGGTGCCCAGGATCCTGCAGATGAGGCAGCAGTGGAAGCGCTCGCCCAAGGAGTCCATGCGGCTGGAGGAGGCGGGCGTCACCGATGAG GTGTTGGATGAAGCCATTTCCTCATTCATTCTGGACATCGTGGTAAACCATGGCCAGCCTGCGTCCCGCCTGTGCAACAAGGACCCTTTCACCCTCAAGTCAGCCACGTATCTGGGTAAACTGTTCCCCAATGCCAAGTTCCTGTTCATGGTCCGAGATGGAAGGGCCACCGTGCACTCCATCATCTCCAGGAAG GTAACAATCACAGGCTTTGACCTGTCATCATACAAGCAGTGTTTACAAAGGTGGAATAATGCCGTTCAGACCATGAACACGCAGTGCAGCGAACTCGGGCCAGACCGGTGCTTGCCAGTGTACTACGAGCAGCTGGTTCTGCACCCTGAGGAGTGGATGAAGAAGATCCTGAACTTCCTGGAAGTGCCATGGGATGACGCTGTTCTGCACCACGAGGAGTTTGTCAACAAGCCGGGTGGAGTCTCCCTGTCCAA GGTGGAGCGTTCGAGTGACCAAGTGGTGAAGCCGGTGAATCTCGACGCACTGAGCAAGTGGGTCGGCCAGATGCCGAAGGACGTGGTCGAGGACATGGCCAACATCGCACCCATGCTGGCTGTGCTGGGCTACGACCCGAATGGCAACCCTCCAAACTATGGCTCTGCAGACCCAATCGTAGCCAACAACACGAAGCGCATTCAGAGGGAGTCGAACGTGTGGCAGGACCGAGCCCAAGAAGTGCTCAGTCTCTCCAAGCACAGGAGAGGTGATAACACATGA
- the LOC125032421 gene encoding protein-tyrosine sulfotransferase 1-like isoform X2 has product MICILLPNTFSFQMSVPLKWLLLSVQLFWVNRWHVMMLRMGRRYVPHLLVGAALVFLLYRTQQPCHEATYLPHKMHTVSDGEGREHHYDRGEPIIFIGGMPRSGTTLARAMLDAHPNIRCGEETRVVPRILQMRQQWKRSPKESMRLEEAGVTDEVLDEAISSFILDIVVNHGQPASRLCNKDPFTLKSATYLGKLFPNAKFLFMVRDGRATVHSIISRKVTITGFDLSSYKQCLQRWNNAVQTMNTQCSELGPDRCLPVYYEQLVLHPEEWMKKILNFLEVPWDDAVLHHEEFVNKPGGVSLSKVERSSDQVVKPVNLDALSKWVGQMPKDVVEDMANIAPMLAVLGYDPNGNPPNYGSADPIVANNTKRIQRESNVWQDRAQEVLSLSKHRRGDNT; this is encoded by the exons ATGATTTGCATACTTTTGCCCAACACGTTTTCGTTCCAGATGAGCGTCCCTTTGAAATGGCTTCTGCTGTCGGTCCAGTTGTTTTGGGTCAAT AGGTGGCATGTTATGATGCTGAGGATGGGCCGGCGCTACGTCCCCCACCTGCTCGTCGGGGCcgccctcgtcttcctcctgtaCCGCACGCAGCAGCCCTGCCACGAGGCGACCTATCTCCCGCACAagatg CACACGGTGTCTGACGGCGAGGGCCGCGAGCACCACTACGACCGCGGCGAGCCCATCATCTTCATCGGCGGAATGCCCCGCTCGGGCACGACGCTCGCCCGCGCCATGCTAGACGCCCACCCCAACATACGCTGCGGCGAGGAGACCCGGGTGGTGCCCAGGATCCTGCAGATGAGGCAGCAGTGGAAGCGCTCGCCCAAGGAGTCCATGCGGCTGGAGGAGGCGGGCGTCACCGATGAG GTGTTGGATGAAGCCATTTCCTCATTCATTCTGGACATCGTGGTAAACCATGGCCAGCCTGCGTCCCGCCTGTGCAACAAGGACCCTTTCACCCTCAAGTCAGCCACGTATCTGGGTAAACTGTTCCCCAATGCCAAGTTCCTGTTCATGGTCCGAGATGGAAGGGCCACCGTGCACTCCATCATCTCCAGGAAG GTAACAATCACAGGCTTTGACCTGTCATCATACAAGCAGTGTTTACAAAGGTGGAATAATGCCGTTCAGACCATGAACACGCAGTGCAGCGAACTCGGGCCAGACCGGTGCTTGCCAGTGTACTACGAGCAGCTGGTTCTGCACCCTGAGGAGTGGATGAAGAAGATCCTGAACTTCCTGGAAGTGCCATGGGATGACGCTGTTCTGCACCACGAGGAGTTTGTCAACAAGCCGGGTGGAGTCTCCCTGTCCAA GGTGGAGCGTTCGAGTGACCAAGTGGTGAAGCCGGTGAATCTCGACGCACTGAGCAAGTGGGTCGGCCAGATGCCGAAGGACGTGGTCGAGGACATGGCCAACATCGCACCCATGCTGGCTGTGCTGGGCTACGACCCGAATGGCAACCCTCCAAACTATGGCTCTGCAGACCCAATCGTAGCCAACAACACGAAGCGCATTCAGAGGGAGTCGAACGTGTGGCAGGACCGAGCCCAAGAAGTGCTCAGTCTCTCCAAGCACAGGAGAGGTGATAACACATGA